A portion of the Glandiceps talaboti chromosome 13, keGlaTala1.1, whole genome shotgun sequence genome contains these proteins:
- the LOC144444564 gene encoding hairy/enhancer-of-split related with YRPW motif protein 1-like, translating to MKRNFSETESDDIFDEMNKSSPSQSCPMASRKKRRGIIEKRRRDRINNSLSELRRLVPAAFEKQGSAKLEKAEILQMTVDHLKLLHAKGIDGSFHPYGDAHAYAMDYRALGFRECAAEVARYLVTVEGLDIQDPLRLRLMSHLQCYSAQQEAQRRQAWNNVSSHHSQFPPTTVISQHNTTEPHMSSMPPVAAPSSEPVRQQGMGGQPDSASLPTSCHLRLPGTAIPAPTVTSSNIAQISPPGVLGSVPTVHTQFPVSINALPVLSPNGFSPNTSAHAAILSKPYRPWGTEVVY from the exons ATGAAGAGAAATTTCAGCGAAACAGAAAGTGATGacatatttgatgaaatgaacAAGAG CTCTCCAAGTCAATCTTGTCCAATGGCTTCTCGCAAGAAACGGAGAGGG ATTATTGAGAAAAGGCGGAGAGATAGAATTAATAACAGTTTATCAGAGCTTCGTCGACTTGTTCCGGCTGCCTTTGAAAAACAG GGCTCGGCTAAACTTGAAAAGGCAGAGATTCTGCAGATGACAGTTGATCATTTAAAGTTATTGCACGCCAAAG GTATTGATGGCTCTTTCCACCCATATGGAGATGCTCATGCATATGCTATGGATTATCGGGCCCTTGGCTTCAGAGAATGTGCCGCTGAAGTCGCCCGTTACTTAGTTACAGTTGAAGGCTTGGATATCCAAGATCCTCTACGTTTAAGGTTGATGAGCCATCTGCAGTGTTATTCAGCGCAACAAGAAGCTCAGAGAAGACAGGCTTGGAACAACGTATCTTCCCACCATAGTCAGTTTCCACCCACCACGGTTATTAGTCAACATAATACAACAGAGCCTCACATGAGTTCGATGCCACCAGTAGCAGCACCGAGCTCAGAACCTGTCAGACAGCAAGGAATGGGCGGCCAGCCCGACTCTGCATCCCTCCCAACATCATGCCACTTACGACTACCAGGTACCGCAATTCCAGCACCCACGGTAACAAGTAGCAACATTGCTCAAATTTCGCCTCCGGGGGTGTTAGGAAGTGTGCCGACAGTACACACACAGTTCCCCGTTTCCATCAATGCACTTCCAGTACTTTCTCCGAACGGTTTCAGCCCTAACACTTCAGCACATGCAGCCATCCTTTCAAAACCGTATCGACCATGGGGCACAGAAGTTGTGTATTAA